A single region of the Epinephelus fuscoguttatus linkage group LG14, E.fuscoguttatus.final_Chr_v1 genome encodes:
- the brms1la gene encoding breast cancer metastasis-suppressor 1-like protein-A, with protein sequence MPGHRDREKKESTAEEMEVEEHEQDASSSEEEDSDTSSVSEDGDSSEMDEEDCERRRMECLDEMSNLEKQFTDLKDQLYRERLSQVNSKLAEVEAGRAAEYLEPLAVLLENMQVRTKVAGIYRELCLESVKNKYECEIQAACQHWESEKLLLFDTVQSELEEKIRRLEEDRHSIDITSELWNDELSGRKKRRDALSPDKKRRRPSVVSGPYIVYMLPDLDILEDWTAIRKAVATLGPHRGKADSDSPVFPFRPDRSRPILNC encoded by the exons ATGCCGGGACACCGTGATCGGGAGAAGAAGGAGAGCACAGCAGAGGAGATGGAGGTGGAAGAGCACGAGCAAGACGCGTCCAGCTCAGAGGAGGAAGATTCTGacacctcctctgtctctgaggATGGAGACAGCTCTG AAATGGATGAGGAGGACTGTGAGCGGAGGAGGATGGAGTGTCTCGATGAAATGTCCAACCTGGAGAAACAGTTCACAGATCTCAAAGACCA GCTGTATCGTGAGCGTCTTAGTCAGGTGAACAGCAAGCTGGCAGAGGTGGAGGCTGGGCGGGCAGCAGAATATCTGGAGCCTCTGGCTGTACTGCTAGAGAACATGCAGGTCCGCACAAAAGTGGCAG GTATCTACAGAGAGTTGTGTCTGGAGTCTGTGAAGAACAAGTATGAGTGTGAGATCCAGGCAGCATGCCAGCACTGGgag AGTGAGAAGCTGCTGCTGTTCGACACAGTACAGAGTGAACTGGAGGAGAAAATCAGAAGACTGGAGGAAGACAGACATAGCATAGATATTACATCAG AGTTATGGAATGATGAGCTTTCaggaaggaagaagaggagagacgCTTTAAGTCCAGATAAGAAGAGGAGACGACCTTCAGTGGTGTCTG GCCCATATATTGTTTACATGCTACCTGACTTGGACATCCTGGAGGACTGGACAGCTATCAGAAAG GCTGTGGCTACTCTGGGTCCCCACAGAGGGAAGGCCGACTCTGacagccctgtgttcccatTCAGACCAGACAGGAGCAGACCCATTCTTAACTGctga